A window of the Hordeum vulgare subsp. vulgare chromosome 5H, MorexV3_pseudomolecules_assembly, whole genome shotgun sequence genome harbors these coding sequences:
- the LOC123399205 gene encoding uncharacterized protein LOC123399205 → MAKRGNAMEKYLGDFMSNMLGTLNEFCQDFDKETEEVEPYLDPIKSPVYDVVSMNMFRLNARLSKVQGYVARLRTTLGKIDKELWPEDTLQTDLEAIMSRLDQIPNRVQAWKKSVACRRADVTLSLIRVHCKDAREDKLKALQVANTKKLLFEDFMWTFIDVATPIADGIDLDTLLSLRVLVSHKKKLRLQTNFYSPRKVEC, encoded by the exons ATGGCCAAAAGAGGAAACGCCATGGAGAAGTATCTAGGGGACTTCATGAGCAACATGCTCGGCACGCTTAATG AATTCTGCCAGGATTTTGATAAGGAGACTGAAGAAGTGGAGCCGTATTTGGACCCTATCAAGTCACCTGTTTATGATGTTGTGTCCATGAATATGTTTCGCCTCAATGCTCGTCTTTCAAAGGTTCAAGGGTACGTTGCCCGACTGCGAACCACGCTGGGgaagatcgacaaggagctgtggcctgaagacacccTCCAGACTGATCTGGAGGCAATAATGAGCCGCTTGGACcagattcccaacagagtgcaggcgtggaagaagtccgtTGCATGTCGCAGAGCTGATGTGACTCTCTCGCTCattcgagtccattgcaaggacgctagggaagataagctgaaggcgCTCCAGGTGGCCAATACGAAGAAGCTCCTATTTGAGGACTTCATGTGGACCTTCATAGACGTGGCCACTCCCATTGCtgatgggatcgacctcgacaccttattGAGCCTACGAGTCCTGGTGAGCCATAAAAAGAAACTTCGATTGCAGACAAACTTTTATTCGCCTCGGAAAGTCGAGTGTTAA